aagttccgccttatggggcatacttttaattaattgtgccttaactaaaagtctgccccataaggcataactaggaaaagacttttagttaaggcttaactaaaagtttgcccataagtatgccggacccggtataaacttgttaaggatttaccaaagttatgtcggacccggcatacttatgccaagtctgcccataaggcatgagtatgccgggtccagcataactttagtaattccttaacaagtatatgccgggtccgacatacatgcggcccaaaccttgccttgcaatttttttttttaatttatgcttgagcaggggttcgaacccagaacctcatgatttctgcgtgaacgctcaagGTTGCAAcacgaagggtaaaaattaaagaccagcaatatgaggggcataatttaaagaccacaaatatgaggggcaaaatttaaagaccaccccaaaagaagggcaatccgcgcaaaaaaaggGTCAGCCGTCGTTTCTACTAAAAATGAAAATTGCTTGGTCTTGGTTATGCACTGCTCTATACAGAGAAAGAAATCAGaaggctattttaatatacaTTCTGATTAATGAACTTtgccaagaaaaaagaaaagaaatcctAAACTTGGCAATTCAATTTAGGTAACGTGTCATCAATTAGCCATTTTGTCAACCATTTATATGCTGCTTGTGTCAAATGAACTCCATCCCAACTTATGAAAGTACCAGGTTTACCACAGATTGGCACTCCAGGAGCTCCACATATTCTACTTTTGTCATAATTATAATCTCCCCCTATTCCACAACAAGCTTTTTGTAGAGAATTTTTTCCAAATCCTGcacatttcaatcaaataagtgTCATTACATGTGGCTTTAAGTTACTTATATTGAAGGGAGTATAATTAAACTCCCATCGTCGAAAATTATAGTATATAAATTTGTCAAATTTATTGTATGTTACGAATTTATTCTTAGAAAGCACAAATCGATCACTTCAAGAGGGGTGCTCGGGAAGAAAAATTGGTGGGGAAAGAATCAATTTATGAAATTTAAGTAAGAACTTAGAGCAAACAATTTTTTGTTAAACGAAAAAAATTAGGgataaaaattttaaaatagaaaaaGATTGAATTTTGAGCACTATACTTACCAAGATTTGTGGCATCTTTCAGAAGCCATTGATACGCATTATAATAGTCACCATAAATGAGTATAATTTTTGGAGAGTCCTTCTTCAGGTCTTGAATGGCTTTTTGCAAATGATCATTGTAGAAGATTGCTAAGTTATTTAAATCTTTCAAGCAATGGTACTCATTGTAGGCAGTTGAATTAGTGGTAGAAAACGTTGTTAGCAAATTTGGTATACAACCAATTGGGAAATTTCCAGGAATAACAATTCGGACAGCCCCAAATCCAATGACTGCCTGAAAGAAGTATTGAGGAGTACTAATTAGCAAAATAATTTTGGTCGATAGACGGAGCATTAATCACAAATTGAGATGAAAAATGTACATTCTGGTTAACTACTGCTAAGTAAAATGTATGTAAAATATGTATAGTCAGACACCTCTATAATAACATCCGTATATAACAGTACCTTTCTGTAACAACCAACTTTTTCCAGGaacgattttttatgttatattttacttctgtctaacagcaacaaccaactttataacaatactctctttgtaaaattacctcacatataacaactatcttttttatttttttgtaatataataattaatcatctttataaaaatagaatatctatgattaccaataataagtgtagagatttttgagcaaatatttgatcctttaatacactatttacgACAAAGAATATcgtttgaatatatatatatatatatatatattcattattAATAGATTTTCTtcattatacaaagtgtgattaagcttagaatttgacaattaaaaataaaaaattagattttatgatcttttttgcctataacagcaaaatattatttaaatatcaatgttgttataggtgtataacagtcattctctataacaaccaAAAATTTTCAAAccaacgatgctgttatagagaggtttgactgtatatcaTACATTTATGGATTTAGTGCAAATATTAAATCAATACACATAAATTTTAATGTTGTTAAATATAAACATCTAAGTTTCATATATTAAAAACAGAGAAAATGAGAACACATACTTTAACAGCATTAATAATGATCTGAACAATTTCAGGGACCATAGCTCTCAACTCTTCTATGGGTTTACCCTGCAATAAACCATAATTAATTTCATTTCCTCCTATTTCTCCAACCAGGAAAAGTGCCCTTTTTAGGTCTTCTGAGCAATCTAgcaaaaaacaaggaaaataaataaGTAGAAGGAAAACAGAAGCATTAGATTGTAATATCAATTATAATTCCTTTTAAATATAATTACCAGCACTAGAGCATGTGGATTTGAAATGAGAAAACATCCAATCAAGTTGCACACTTAATGAACTATTGGTGATCAGTGAATTAGAACTAATCTTCTTCTCTAccatgatttcagttggtaaagcAGTAGCTCCTGCTACTGCAAAATTTGCTCCATGTGTAAAATTCGCATTTTGATCCTTGTAGGGATTTAGCAGAGGAAGACCACATCCCTGTGCTGTAGATATTGACATAGCATAAAGTATCCATTAAAAAGTGAGCACTTTAGTGATACAACGGGTAAAGTTCGATGACTTTAATGATACAAAAGGCAGGTTTGCGACGAATAAAATGGATAAAGTTCAGTGGACACTCGTGAAATTAACCTCAAATTCAAAGGTTTAAGGCAGTTTTGTGACGGATAAAATGGATAGAGTTCAGTGGACGCGTGAAATTAACTCAAATTCAAAGGTTTATCATGGCCAATTAAAGCTTCACGAAAAAATTGGAAAATCCTAAGATAAAGAAGTTGTGTACCTATGAAATCGATCATGAGCAAACCGTCAGAACATCGTCCAGTTGATTTATTCTGGGGAAAGTTTTGACCATAAGGAAGTTTTGCAAATGGAGAGAATGCTCCGAGGAAGCTCTCTCTGATGAAGTTTCCAGTATCAGAAAGTGAATCACCCAACTGATATATTTTATCAAATTTGCATTTCATCAATGGAGGAACTTCAACCATTAGCTGAGCGTCACTCTTCAAAAGAACCAAGAAAAAAACAATGGTAAGAACTTGTAAGAGAAGCACCTGAATGGTCAATGCCATAGCTCAATTAGTAATGAAatatctcaagaattatgatAGCAGCTAGTACATTATATTTATGTTATGTTGAGTGAGGTAGTGTACATATTGCTAAATTCTTGTTTAGGTGACCAACTCTTTAATTGTTCCATCTTTGTCTGTTTTTCTTGAACCAAGATCACTCAGTTCTTTTTTAGTTTCAATTTTAGTTGACCATGTTTAACAAACTACTGACGTTTCATTGAATGATTTTGATTTGGCCAACCACATAGCCTACACGTTATATTAGCCATCTCAACACAATGTTCTTTTGGGCTCATTGTGTTGAGAGTTCTTCTGGGCTCATTATTGGACGGACTTTTAGGATAAATTTCATAAATAGTCACATAATTATGTTTTTGGGAATAAACCCGTCACAGAAATAATATTCCCGGTATTTACAGCGGAATAATAATGCAGCACCGTGATATGGttaatcaacaagaataaaaagagagcgataatgacaccaagatttttacgtggaaacccaaaAGGAAAAAACCACAGGCCaagaggagcaactgatatcactatagcaaggatTTTTTACACTTTGTAGGTCTGGGTAAAATATTCcgaagaccactacacactcaaaagaaataaccctcttttaagattttcccacctcactacaatatcgctCACACTCTTTATTTTtcctcacagactattttcttattTGTGAATGCCtcacttttctttctctctttgttGGTGTGTTTAAAGAAGTGAGGGAGCTCCTCCTTTTATAGGAGAAAAATACTTGGCCTCTAAGCACAAaaatagaaaaaggaaaagaatgaaaaagtTGTCTTCCACAATTTTTTCCTTGCTCTCCAAGTTCAATTTGTAGCCAACTAAATTGGCACATGCCAATTACCACCAACGGGCTGGACTTCATGAATCTCCCCTTCCAGTctcattcacctgaaggaggcaACGCCGGGCTTCTagtttgagtgcatgccgacaagttcctTGCATAGCTCGAACTTGTCTTTTGGTACCACCTTGGTCAACATATCTGAAGGATTCTCACTTGTACGGATCTTCTTGACCTGCATAGATTCTTCCTCTATCTTTTCTCGAATCCAGTGATATCTCACATCGATGTGCTTCGTCCttgcatggtacatggagttcttacTCAAGTATATTGCACtttgactgtcacaatagacgaCATACTCCTCCTGATGAAATCCAAGCTCTTGAAGGAACCGTTTCAGCCATATCATCTCCTTGCCAGCTTCTGTAGCGGCAATGTACTCTGCTTCAGTTGTAGAgagtgcgacacacttctgcaacttcgactgctatgatatagctccccctgaaaatgTGAACAGGTATCCAGTAGTAGATTTACGATTATCAAGATCACTTGCCATATCAGCATCTGTGTAACCCTTCAATACTGGATCAGATCCTCCGAAACACAAACAGTCTCAGTAGTACCTCTCAggtacctgagtatccacttgacTGCTTCCCAGTGTTCTTTTctaggattttcaagaaatcTGCTAGCAACACcaactgcatgagcaatatcaggtctagtgcataccattgcatacatcaagcTTCCAACTGCTGACGAATAAGGAACTTTGGCTATGCCCTCTTTCTCCTCttttgttgtaggacacatctgcTTGTTCAACTTCAGATGACTAGGAAGAGGCATGCTAACGAGTTTAGCACTCTTCATGTTAAAGCGTTCTAGTACACGTTCAATGTACTTCTGCTGAGATAGCCACAACTTTCTGCTTGTTCGTTCTCGAACAATCTTCATCCACAGAATTTATTGTGGTGGGCCCAAGTCCTTCATGTCAAATGACTTGGACAGATCTCCCTTCAACTTGGCAATCAACTCCTTGTCTTGTCCTGCAATTAACATGTCATCCacatacaacaacaaaataataaagttgttgtCAGAAAATCTTTTGAAGTATACACATGGATCAGAATAGGTCTTTGTGTAAGTTTGACTTTTCATGAATGaatcaaacttcttgtaccactgccTTGGTGCCTGCTTCAACCCATAAAGACTCTTATTCAATTTGCACACCATGTGTTTCTTTCCTGTTACTTCAAATCCTTCTGGCTGCTCCATATAAATCTCTTCTTCTAAAtctccgtgaagaaatgcagttttcacgtccaacTACTCCACTTCAAGATCCAGGCTAGCTGCTAAGCTCAAAACTGTTCGAATAGAAGTCATTTTGACAACAGGTGAGAAAATTTCGTCAAAATCACTACCTTTCGTTTGTTCGAAGCCTTTTACCACTAATCGAGCTTTGTATCTAACTAGCTTGCCATTTCCATCTTTCTTGAGCTTAAAGACCCACTTGCATTTGAGTGATCTTTTACCCTTTGGAAGTTCAACCAGCTTGTACGTGCCATTTTTCTGTAGAGAGTCCATCTCTTCTTGCATGGCTTTCATCCACTGGCTCTTTTCTAGATGGGACAGCACCTCCTTCAGACTTTCTGGTTCCCCCTCATCACTAATGAGGACATACTCTGAGGACGGGTACTTGGTTGACTCTACCCTTTGCCTTTCTGATCTCCTCAGAGGTTGAGATTGTTCTTCTTGTTTCTGAGTAGGGTACCCTACTTGCTAGACATAATCACCAACTTGCTACCCCTGCTCAGCAATCTCATCAGGTTGCTCCCCTTGCTCGGCAACCTCGTCGGTCGTACTTTCTGCACATCTGGGATGGTTAGAAGGAATGGTAATAAGGTTTGGGACTATACCATTCTTGGCCTTCTCTGACACATCATCAGCATTTCCAACTTCACTTTCTCGAAAGACTACGTCTCTGCTTCTGATGACCTTCTTTTTTACAAGATCCCACAGTCTGTACCCGAACTCTTCATCTCCATATCTGATGAATGTGCAGGGAACGGATTTATCATCTAGCTTTGTTCTCTGCTCCTTCGGTACATGTGCAAAAGCTCTGTAACCGAACGCCTTCAAATGCGAGTAGGACACCTCCTTATTGGTCCAAACTCTCTTTGGGATGTCAAACTCCAATGGAACTGATGAACTCCTATTGATCAGATAACAGGCTGTCTGAACTACTTCACCCCAGAATGACTTAGGCAGTTTAGCCATTCTGAGCATGCTTCTCACCTTCTCAATAATGGTGCGATTCATCCTCTCAGCTATACCATTATGTTGTGGGGTTAAAGGAACTGTCTTTTCATGTCTGATCCCATGGCTTGAACAGTACCCTTCAAATTCCCTTGAAGTGTACTTACCTCTATTGTCACTGCGGAGACGCTTTAGCTTTCGACCCGTCTGCCTCTCCACCAGAGCATGAAATATCTGGAAAACTTGAAACACCTGATCTTTGGTTTTCAAGATATAAACCCACAATTTTCGTGAAGCATCATTAATAAAAGTAACAAAACATTTGTTACCACCTATCGATTCTATCTCCATTGGACCACAAACATCAGAATATACCAAATCAAGTATATTCAATTTTCTTTCAGACGATGTCTGAAATGAGACTCTATGCTGTTTACCAAATAAACAATAGTCACAAGGTTTTATCGTTGTATCTTTGGAAAAATAAATTAGTGATTTCTTGGAAAGAATTTGCAATCCTTTCTCGCTCATATGACCCATTCTTCTATGCCACAAATCTGCAAAAATCTCATCTTGAGCCGCATTCAATTCACCTCGGCATATTTCTGCATTTGTCGTGTATAACGTGCCACGAGCAACTCCTTTTGCAATCACCAATGAACCCTTGGTGAGTCTCCATTTTCGATTTGCAAAATAGTTCTCATATCCATCTCGGTCCAAAGCAATTCCCGAGATCAAGTTCAACCTCAAATCAGGTACACAGCTCACGTCCTGCtagggctgggcgttcggtattTTCAAATTttgggttcggtaattcggtaatcggtaattcaaagtatataccaaataccgaactttcaaaattcggttcggtaattcggtaatcggtaaatcaaacttcggttcggtacggtattcggtaataccatattTGAAACGTTTGGAAGAGAAATATTTGTTAGTATATATAACCGAACAGATCCAATAAGTAATTTGTTTTAGGACAAAAGTGTAAAGACTAAAGAGAGTTGTGACAGAGACTATAAACTTTAACAGTTGATCTAAGAAGGTTAAATGATTTCGACAAATCAAACTTTTACTCTCCCTTATTCATATCATTACATCCATACCTGAAGCATTGCCCATCCTTTTGGTATCTCTGAAGCCAATAGTAACAGCCAAGCACAGTAACATTAAGGTCCAATTGATCTCTGGAATATAAATCTGTCCATGTATTTTTGATGACGTATTCACTATTTTAACTTTAGGAAAGCAACCTAAAGAGGAGCATTGTTTAATAATTGAAAAGGTTCCAGTGATGATGGCTTGGCTCCCCACCACAGCAGCAAGTATAGCAATCACTAGTGTTTGTATCTGCAAAGTTCAAACATTTTACCCTATGTGATATTTCAAATAAACAAGGCCTTAAAGAGATCTGGAAAAGGACCCTTCACACATTTCTGAACTTCGAATTTATACAGATTATGCATGTAGAAGAAGCATTGGCAAAATAAGGGAGATAAGTTGGTCAACAGCCAACAAATACACCTATACACTCTATAGATCACTCTGTAAATAAAATCGAAAAGAAAAAACCATCTTCCATGCTGCTTCTCCGTCCATCTAGAAAGAAAGGAGATGTTCGATCTTCACAATGATCAGTTAGCAAGTGTATGTATATTTAGCTTAATCTCCACAGTCAAAGGATCTTGCTTCCTAGACATGGTGGCACAGCTTGGAAAACAAACAAACCACAAAGAACCAAGTGTTACATATTTTCCACATGTAAGGTAGAACCACAAAGAACCAAATATATTGGAAAACCTAAAGTTTGACAAGAATTTAGAAGTTAGGTCGGGGTACCTTAAGAACATATAAGAGCTTCGAATTTTCTGTAACAAAAGGACGCATACTGAAAAGCCTCGAGCAAGCTTCAGTCTCCTCTGTATTCAATTGTTTGAACTCTCCACATAGAAGATAGAACAACTTAGTGGACATGGTTCTACTTTATCTTGAAAAAGTGATTCATGTTCCTTACTGGATGTGCAATGCcctaaaaaagtgaaaaagtgatTCATGTTCCTTTCAGACACTAATTTATCATAAACCTCACCATAAAAGTATTGGTATCTCAGTGAAAATGCAGATATAAAagacaaaaaaaggagaaaatctGCAACCCATTTAATTTCCCAGAAACGAAAGAGACAATTTTAACAaatatctttctttctttctctcccaaaTATAATTGCTATGGATACTATCCATTCATATCTTTCTctcccaaaaacaacaacaacgaaGCATTGGAAGTGTAAAACAAAATCAAAAAATACAATACGGAAGCTATTAAAGAAGCTtaaataagttctattttctaaatTGTTATACTATGTTTCTCCTATGTCCTTTCTTCAActtaaacaaaaaaaacaaaacaacttAAATTTTCCCTTTTCTGTATGACTACACCCATATTCCCTGATGCCCTTCCCACATCAGCATGAACAATATATGAAATACAAAAAGAAAACGAATTGAATAGATGAATACCCCAAGGCCCAAGCTCCCAACATGAAccacaagataaaaaaaaatcaagaaaggaCCCAAGTAAGTAGACAGAGAACAACAGATAAAAAAATTCACCAGTTACCTCAcggaagaagaaggaggaggtaCGAAGATGGAGCAGAATCAGAAATTAAGATGGAGAAATCATAGGCTTTGGATGAGAAATTTGGATGAAGACGACAGGGATGAATAGAAAGGGAAATGAGATGAAGGTGGTGATTGGTGAAGTACTGAAGTAGTGAAGTGTTAGGTCTTAACTTTTAAGACTCTTAGCCTAAAATATTGGTATTGGTAATTTAACGGATTTGGGCTCTTAACTCTTGATTTTTACGGATTTGGGCTGGAGTTAAAATATTTTTACAATGGGCCTTTAGCCCTTTACTCCTTTAGGCCCTACAGACGTATAGTATTGGGAATTTAATTTCGGTACTCGGtatttaccgaataccgaaaaataccgaataccgaaaccgaaataccgaattttatattttagtaccgaataccgaaccgaattaccgaataccgaaataccgaaatagccggttcggttcggtacttcggttttcggtattttatgcccagccctacgtCCTGTAGAACCAATGTGCATCTGACATTTGTCTTGATACAAATGTCTCCGATCCCCGCGATCTTTGAGTAACTTGTGTTACCCATTTTCACAGTGCCGAAATCACCTGCTATATATCTGTAAAAAAGATCTCTTACCAGTGTGGCATGGTAAGATGCTGTTGTGTCAACTAACCATTCCGACTCTGAACCTGCCAAGTGCACGCATTCCTCTTTCTCGTTTATGAAGAGAATAACATTATCATTGTTTTGCACCGTAGCAGCTGTGTTGTCGTCATTCTTCTGGCCACTACTTTCACCTTTGCCCCTTTTAGATTTGGACAATCTCTTTTGTAGTGACCTGGTTGATCGCAATTGTAGCAATTTCTGGCTTTTGATTTGGATCGAATCTTAGATTTCCCACGAGCTCCAGATCTACCATAGTTGCTCGAACCCCTTTGGTAACCCCTGCATCTACTTTCTGTGATGAGAGCCTAACTATGATTTTTCAGGCTTCTTTCTCATCTTCTCATTGAGTAGAAGAACTGATGTGACATCCTTCAGCTTGATTGAGTCCTTACCATGCAAGATGGTTGTTGCCAAATTGTCATAAGATGATGGCAACGAGTTCAGGAGCACGATGACTTTATCTTCCTCCTCGATATTTACTCCGAGGTTGGCCAGCTGCGTGATTAATCCATTAAGCACATTTAAATATGACAAAAAAATTGTACCTTCACCCATATGCAGGGCGTATAACTGTTTCTTTAGGTATAATATGTTTGTCAGCGTCTTGGACATGTATAGGTTTTCCAACCTTGTCCAAATACCACATGCGTTCTCTTCATCGATGATGTTATTGACCACATCATCTGTTAAGTGCAACCTGATTGCACTAGCTgccttttcatccatttcttcccaATCCTCAACTTTCATGGATTCGGGCTTTTTGGATTTTTCCACTAGTGTCTTGTGCAATCCTTATTGGATAAGCAAATCTCTCATCCTTCTCTGCCATGTTGAGAAACCGCTATCACCGTTGAATTTTGCTACCTCGTACTTTACTccagacattttttttttcactgagTATAGTACGGCGCACCGCAAAAAATATTTCTGTGAATGAGCAGAACCTGTgatctgataccagttgttaagAATAAACCCGCCATAGAAATAATATTCCCGGTATTTACAGCGGAATAATAATGTAGCACCGTGATATGGttaatcaacaagaataaaaagagcgataatgacaccaagatttttacgtggaaacccaaaagggaaaaacaGGCCAGGAGGAGCAAttgatatcactatagcaaggatTTTTTACACTTTGTATCTGAGTAAAATACTCcgaagaccactacacactcaaaagaaataacccTCTTTTAaaattttcccacctcactacaatatcgctCACACTCTCTATTTTTCCTCACAGACTATATTCTTATCTGTGAATGCCtcactcttctttctctctttgttGGTGTGTTTAAAGAAGTAAGGGAGCTCCTCCTTTTATAGGAGAAAAATACTTGACCTCCAAGcataaaaatagaaaaaggaaaagaatgaaaaattTGTCTTCCACAAATTTTTCCTTGCTCTCCAAGTTCAATTTGTAGCCAACTAAATTGGCACATGCCAACTACCACCAATGGGATGGACTTCATCAACTATGTTTTTTTATAATCAAAGTCACGTAACTATGTTTTCTAAcaaaaaaatcacaaaactttCATTCCACTAACACAAAAGTAACAAGTAttgaaaaatctaatcttgtATAAATTTGAGAGGATGCACATCTTTAGCTATACAATGCTTAATTATGTATCCATTTTACAAAAAATTGGACTGCGTGTGCACTTCATGGAGGATCAAAAGTGAAATCCTTCTTTCTTCTATTGGAGAATCTTATAGCTGGTAGGCTTCATCTAAATGTGGTCATTCGCACGAATGCCATTATCTTGGGTTggtgtttaatttttgtccctcaaatcgttggtctttaatttttgttcctatAGAAaaggcttcttttttttttttagcaccCATAGTGGGTGTGCAAATATCCTTATAATTCATGGCGCACACACCCATCTTGGGTGTTACAGAAAAGTTCTCTAAACTTATGCCGGTCTAATTAgatactacacaacttatgccagataacttaattcctacataatTTATGTCGGACAAGACAAAAGTTCTATATACTTATGCCTTGCGAAACTAAGTTATAGATAAAGATACTTTtggcccacaaattttcattaacttAGAAGCagcggcaaaaattaaagaccaccccgaaatagGGACGATCCGCGCAAAAAATGTAAATGTAATATACTTTTGGCTTGGAAAAACTTTTCACTAAATCCATGAGGGTCTGGGTCACTGTCTAGATCCATATAAATTACTAAAAATTTTGTTATTTTCACTTTGGCAAGAAACTAAGATTTTGAACTTAAACATGGCAGTTCAACTAGGGTAACATGTCATCAATTGGCCATCTTGCTAACCAATTGTATGCTGCTTGTGTCAAATGAATTCCATCCCAACTGATGTGAGTACTAGGGTCAACACCCACTGGGACACCTGGATCACCATAGTTTTTATTTTTGTCATAATTATAGTCTCATCCTATTTCACAACATGCTTTCTGTAGAGTGTTTTTGTCCGATCCTGCAATGTATTTCAATTAAGAAAAGTTTGTAAATGCATATATTAAAATCATTGGGAATTGTTAATTTACAATACTGAAAACTTTACTGGgcaagaaaaaatagaaaaaagcaCTTATGATTATAAGTAGGAAATTTACAACATTTTAGCACTAACCAAGACTCGCGGCATTTTGTAGGAGCCACAGATAGGCATTGTAGTAGACACCATAAATGAGTGTAATGTTTGGATAATCTTTCTTCAGCTCATCAATGGCTTGCTGCAAATGATCGTTGTAGAAAATAGCCAAATTATTTAAATCTTTCAAGCAGTGATACTCATCGTAGGCAGCTGAGTCGTCGGTCATGAATTGCGTTAGTAAACTTGGGCCACAACCAAATGGAAAATTGCCCCAAAACCAATGACTCTCTGAATAAGGTAAATGGATCATTAGaaaatttaataataataataataattttacgATTTATGATTTGAAGCTACAATTTTACGATTTTCCAGTTTAAATAATGaacttaaatatttttaaaaatttattttgaCATGAGCATTTTAAATATTGTACCAGATTCTCTAACTCGAGATCTACCATAACAGATTCATTAATTCATATAATCAACTATGCTGGAGAAAGGCATATGTTTATCGAATTTCTATATAACTTCTATAAATAATTACTATTTTGTAGCTTTACACGTAAAATCGACAATGATATATAGTCATCCTAAGAAAGATATACGTTGATCGAATTTCTATACAACTTCTACAAAATACTACTTTCATTGCAACAACTTCTTGATATGTAGGCAACTGTAAAAGTAAGGTGACTTCAATTTCTTAAAGATAAAAAGAAACTTCTAGACATGAAATATTTGCAGCCATAGCCAACGTTACTCATAGTCATACATAAACTATAAACAATAAAATCATCACGTTGAATATTGATATGAAAATCGTATTTACGTAACTAAATTTAATTGTCCAAACGATAA
The sequence above is a segment of the Lycium barbarum isolate Lr01 chromosome 6, ASM1917538v2, whole genome shotgun sequence genome. Coding sequences within it:
- the LOC132645906 gene encoding acetylajmalan esterase-like, translated to MALTIQVLLLQVLTIVFFLVLLKSDAQLMVEVPPLMKCKFDKIYQLGDSLSDTGNFIRESFLGAFSPFAKLPYGQNFPQNKSTGRCSDGLLMIDFIAQGCGLPLLNPYKDQNANFTHGANFAVAGATALPTEIMVEKKISSNSLITNSSLSVQLDWMFSHFKSTCSSADCSEDLKRALFLVGEIGGNEINYGLLQGKPIEELRAMVPEIVQIIINAVKAVIGFGAVRIVIPGNFPIGCIPNLLTTFSTTNSTAYNEYHCLKDLNNLAIFYNDHLQKAIQDLKKDSPKIILIYGDYYNAYQWLLKDATNLGFGKNSLQKACCGIGGDYNYDKSRICGAPGVPICGKPGTFISWDGVHLTQAAYKWLTKWLIDDTLPKLNCQV